CTCTTAGAGCCCTTTGGTTTCGCGCTTTCGGAATGTGAACTGTTGCAGAGCGCCGAAAATGATACTTTCAGAGTCATGCTGCGATCGTCCGACCGCAATATTGCAGACGACAGCGGATTTCTGTTGCGCATCCATGGCTATCAAACCGCCGAGTCTGTCGACGAGGAATGTGAGTGGTTGGAGTACGTTAGGGCTGTTACCCCTGTGCGGGTACCGGAGCCATACCGATTGTTTAGTGATGGCTGGGCCGGAGTGGTAGGCGTCGCCGGCCCTCGTGCTGGGCGCGCTTTCTCCCTGCTTCGCTGGGTGCCAGGGACGGCAATGGATGGCAGTAGGCCGAATGGCGCAGAATTTCGGCGGTTGGGAGAACTCACGGCGCGCCTACATGTGGCAGCTCGAAGCTGGCCCTCAGCCAAGCTGGCTGGTCGGCCTACTTGGGACGCGGCCGGTTTGTTCCTCGGAGTAAATGGATTTGGTTGTATCGATAGTGCGGGATGGAAGGCCATTCCCTCGCATTGCGATCGGCAATTTCGATGGACTGTCAGATATTTGACTCAGTTGCTTGAGGGCCTGCGTGGTAGCCCTGATGCGATGGGACTAATCCATGGGGACATGCATTTCGGAAACGCCATTGACATGGAAGACTCCCTCGCCATCATCGATTTCGATGACTGCGGCACCGGCTTCTTGGTCTACGACATTGCATCCTCGCTACGCCCTTGGCGCTTCGACATTGATTGGCCAACACTCAAGTCTGTCTACTGCCGAGGGTACGAATCTGTGTGCGAACTCCCGATAGGTATCGAGTTGCTGGATGCATTCATCGTTGCACGTCATCTGGCGACTACGCTTTGGGCCGCAAGTCGATGCGAGACCTGCCCGGCGCTTGCCCAGACCTTGCCGGCGCGACTAGCCGCTACTGCGAACGCCATCGCGGCGCTGCTGCCCGTTGACACAACAATCGAAGCGCCGAGCGGCTCGGAGGTGGCCGGACTATGAGCAGTGTGCCTTTGAATTCGCTGCTCAGTCGGCATGAAGGTAGAAGGGGCTTTGTGATCGGCACCGGAATGTCGGTCTCGATTCTTCTCGACCAGTTCGGATACGACGCAAACAATCTGAGACAGGAAGTGGTCGTAGGTTGCAAGCAAGTACATCGAAGAGTTCCGCTGACTTATTGGCTGTCCATGGACTTGCCGTTCTTCGAGCGAGAACATGTTGCGATTGCAAGCAGTCCGTTTGTCAAGTTTGCCCCCGTGGGGGCGGGCCGGGTCGGCGCCCAGCGTGTTCCAGGATTGATCGAGCTGGCAGGCGAACACTCGGGGCCGAGGCCGACTGTGCCGGAGACGTTCAATGACCTGGCGTTGGCCGAAGATACGGGTCTCGTTGCGCTCCAGATCGCGTACCTGCTTGGCCTTAATCCTATCTACGTTATTGGACTTGGAGATCGCATCCACGAAGGGCGAATGCACTTTCATGACGAATCACGTCGGCCGTTGACGCATACCGTGGCCGACAGCATGGGGAAGGCAGTTGTAGACTTCGTCAGAAGCCTCCAAACAGTCGGGGTCGCCGTTCGATCGTGTTCACCAATCTCAGTGCTAAACGAGGTGGCGCCCTACGTTGATATTCGATCGATTTCCTCTCCGGGGGGAAGCAAGTCATGAAGGCGGTGATGCTTGCAGCCGGTCGGGGTAGTCGATTGAATTCCATTACGGATGCTTGTCCGAAAAGCCTTGTGGACGTGGGAGGCACGCCCCTCCTTTTGCGAACTCTGGAGGCCCTGAAGCGCAGCTCCGTTTCGGAGGTGGTCGTGATCGTCGGCTATCTTCATGAGCAAATGAGCCGAGCCATTCGCGAGCGCTTTGACGAAGAATTCTGCCGGATTGTCCGAAACCCCGACTACTCAAGGGGGAGTGGATCATCGTTGCGGTGCGCGGCCGACCATCTTGACGAAGATGTTTTGCTGATGGAGGCAGATCTTCTTCTCGATCGTCGCGCCATCGGGCGGATGCTTCAGGTGGAGAATGGTCTTGCAATGGGGCGCTTCCAGCAGGGTGGTCGAGAGGGCAAGATCACAGCGAAGGAGGGGATCATTACGCGGATGGAATGGGGGGACCAATCTACACCAGCGAGCGGGGATTGGGTCGGGTTAACAAAGCTCTCGGGGAACGCTGCATCCTTCTTGAGGCGGCGCCTTAGAGAAACCGAGGCGATGGTGGAGGAGGAGTTCCAATACTACACGACCTACGTCTTCGAGTTGGTGGACCAGTTCGAATTTAGGGCTGTCGATATCGACGATCTGGCTTGGATCGAGATTGACAACGAGGGCGATCTGAGCCGGGCGCGGCGACATGTTGCGCCGTGCATCGACTCCGCAGTCGAGAATTGAATTGCAGGGCTTGGCCGGCTCAATTGCATCTCGACCACACAACATGCCGTATAAGAGATCTCCTAGACAATGACGAGGCTACAAACGTCGATCGAAAACGCGGATATGCAATGCACGCTTGCCCGTCATTTGGATGCGTCCGTCATTGAGGGCGTTGGCAGGTATTTGCGTGCCGCGGGGCTGGGCGACGCGATCGATTTTGAGCGGAGAATGCAATTCGATCGCTTCGAGCCCTGGATGTGTGGAGCATCGACGCAGGAAGGGGCCGCCGCATCGCTCTATGAAACACTGCACTGCGGGCGCGCCTCTCGTTCCGCCTACATTCCGCCCCCTCAGCTGAACGCGCTAAGCGAATGCAATCTCGCTCAGTTCAGCGATGGCGAGATGCTGCCCGGACGATGGCGTCTGTCGCATTTCAGAAATCTATTCTGCGCGTCAGATGTTGCTCCAAGCCGAGCTTCGCAAGTCTATGTCGGGGACGACTCTTTGCTATTTTCCCGCTTTCTCCTTTCGCAGCCGCGAATGGATCGCGGCCTGGATATTGGTTCCGGCAGCGGACTTTCCACAGTCGCCCTAGCTCAAAATTGCAGGGACGTGGTCGGCATTGATGTCGTCGCAGAATGCTCAGACGCCGGGTATCTTACAGCGGGCCTTAATGGGGTGAGTTCGCGTTGCTCCTTCTTGGCAAGCGCAGTGGAGGAATTTACGCCACAAACCAGATTCGACATAGTGGCTGCAAATCCGCCCGGAGTCCCCGTGCCCGCTGGTATCACCTATAGTCCGGCCGGAAACGGCGGCAAGGATGGTACAGTGAACGTCCTGCGCTTTCTTGAGGCTGGAGCGGAGTTTTGCCGAGGAGATGGCATGCTCGCGATGCGCTTCCAATCGGTTGGAAACGATCGTGAAATCTTTGCTATACGAACAATCGCCGATCTAGCGCGAGCGAGGCGTTGGGACGTCGAGTTCTTCACCGACATTTTGGTGCCGATAGAAGTTCGAACCGCGCTGACGGTTCGCAATGCGCAGTCGCTCAATCCCGAAATTCCAAAGGACACGCTTCTTGGGCGCCTTGACCAAGAAATGAAGCACCTGGGTGCAACAACGTATAGTTCATCGTCGTTGCGCGTTCGGTTGGGAGGGAGTGGCCAAGTGACGAGCCAGGCTTGCCACACGGGCTTGTCACTGGATGCGCGAATCCGTAATCGGCGATCCGTCCTTACACGGTCTGACATCGATTCTACGCTTCAGAAATTCATTGTGGCAATCGGAAACATGCCGGGAATTTATTGGCGACTGGCTGATTGGACCGAACTTACGAAAATGATTCGGGAGTTCGAAACAGTTTGCCAATCAATCGTCGGAGCAGAATCTCCCCGCGAAGCGTTAGCACTAGTCTATCCCCATTCTCTGAGCGGCCCGTACGTCCGCCCCCGCGCACTCGCGATTCCGTTCTTGGCAGCGGTTCAGTCATTGTGTCTCACGGGGGCCATCAAGATCGAGAGGGAAATACATGCAGCTTCCCATTAGGATCGTCACGGACAATCCGCTCGACCCACAGGTGAGGCAGATGATTGCCGAAAGCGACGAGTACTACTCTGACCTATATCCGGCGGAGAGCAATCACCTTTTCGATCCGGTTTCCCTCTGTGCACCTAACATCTCATTCTACGCGGCCCGTAGGGGGGAGGACATAGTTGGTTTCGGCGCGGTCGTCGCGATGGATGGATACGGCGAAATAAAGCGAATGTTCGTCGACCCGAAGGCTCGTGGAGAAGGAGTGGGACGGCGCCTTTTGGAGGAAATAGAGCGCCGCGCTGTGGCGCTAGGGCTGCCGGTGTTGCGCCTTGAGACTGGGGTTCGGCAACCGGAGGCGATCTCACTTTATCGGACGCATGGCTTTCACGAGATTGCGCCATTCGGAGATTACAAAATAGATCCGCTCAGTTTGTTTATGGAAAAGAACTTGCCGACGCAAATGGCGATTAGCTGACGAGATATGGAAGTCGCTCGTTCCACTCATGCAAATCCGGCCAGAGCTATGGCAAGTCTGCCCACTAATGACATTTGTGCCGCTTCTAGACTCGCCGACCATCTCAGCGGTCGCCAAGCTTCGCTTACGGACCTTCGTCGGGCACTGCACGCCTGTCCGGAGTTGGGGTACAAGGAGGTTCAGACGGCCTCAACGATCGCGGAACAGCTGCGGGCGATCGGGGTAGACGAAATTCACCAGGGCATCGCCGGAACGGGTATTGTCGGGGTCCTACGCGGTGAAGAGGGCGATGGGCCTGTCGTCGGATTGAGAGCCGAACTAGATGCTCTAGCCATGGAAGAAGCGAACGAGTTCTCGTGGCGGTCGAAGAGGCCGGGCGTAATGCATGCTTGTGGTCACGATGGACATATGGCTGCTCTGGTGGGAGCGATGGATTACCTAGCCAAACACCGACAGTTCTCGGGCAAGATCTGCGCGATATTTCAGCCGGCAGAAGAGGGGGGCGCGGGAGCCAAAGCCATGATAGATGAGGGGCTGCTAGAGCGGTTCGCACTCTCGAGCGTTTATTCCATTCACAATGCACCATGGGTTCCGTTTGGCGAAGTTGTCGCGAATGCTGGACCAATGATGGCGGCGGCCGACCGATTGGAAATTCTCGTTGAGGGGGCCGGCGGCCATGGCGGGATACCGCACAAGGGCACCGACGCGATCCTCGCCGCGGCAGCAGTTATCCAGTCTGTGCAGAGCATTGTTTCCCGCAATATCGATCCGCTCGATGCTGCGGTTATCAGTTTTGGGGGAATTTCGGCCGGGAGCATGGAACAGTATAACGTCCTTCCCGGATGTGTTCGAATCATTGGTACCGTGAGGACATTCCGGCCAGAGATCCAAGATCTGATCGAGGATCTACTCCACCGTACCGCCGCGAACACTGCGTCCGCATTCGGCGCAAAGGCGAGCGTGAAATTTACGCGCCGTTATCCAGCGACCGTCAACGCTCGGGAAAAGGCCCAAATCGTATTGGGAGTAGCCGAGAGCCTCTTTGGAAGTCAAAGGACTCACACGGATTTGCCACCTAGCACAGCTGGCGAAGACTTTGCGTTCATGCTGCAGGCGGTGCCCGGCGCCTACATTTGGCTCGGACAGGGCAACGGAGAGCAGCCAGAGAGTCTCCATAGCCCACGCTATGATTTTGATGATCGCTTAATTGTGCCCGCGGCAGCGCTCTTTGTACGCCTAGCCGAGAAGGAGCTTGAGGCTCGGCGAGCGTAGCCCTTGCACGGAAGATCTTTCAAAACATCGACCGTCAAGCCGATTGCCCGAGCGATGGCCGTTGCCTCAACGCAAACAGCCAAGATTAATGAGATGCCGCGGCCAAGGCGCAGTTGAGGATGTGAGGTTTGGGATGACAATGTACCTAGGGACTTTGGCTAGCATTGCTCTGATGCAGCTGCTAGGCGCAGCAAGTCCAGGGCCCAACTTTTTCATTGTTACGAGCTATTCGTTAGCCGGATCGCTGAGACGCGGCCTATTGGCTGTAGCCGGCATTCTGGCCGGTTCTCTGTGTTGGGCCCTGTTGGCCGCAGCCGGCCTGGGTGTGCTGGTGACCGCGATGCCTTCGCTTTATGCCGCCCTTCGAATTGCAGGCGCAGCTTACCTGATCTGGGTTGGGGTAAAGATGCTATTTGGTACTAGCCGATCCCGAAGCGGCGCGTCCAAACTTGAAACAATCGACACGGATTGGCAGGTGGTTCGTGCGGGCTTCTTGACAAACATGGCAAATCCAAAGTCAATCGCGTACTACTCAAGCATATTCGTAGCAGTATTTCCTGCCGATCCGCCAACTTGGTTGTTCTGGGCCGCAGTGAGCACTGCGGTGACGGTCTCAGCAGTGTGGTGGATTTCGGTGGCAGCCCTGTTTTCGCTTGTGCCAGTGCGCCGCGCGTATGAACGATTCAAAGCCAAGATCAATACCATCCTTGGGATAGCGTTGATCTGTCTCGGCCTTCGCATGGCCATTTTTCGCTGATGCTGCATCGGACGATGCACGCCGAGTGATAGCGGCTGCATACGCAACTGACATTCAGTTGAGATAGCGCTAGCGGGAGCATTGCCTAACTAGGGGCGGCGTGTTTTTGTCGGCATCCGCGCTTTTCGAGGCTCTCGGCTGAGCGCATGCTGCAAATGCCCCCGATCTCCGCGGAATTCTTTGCAAGCGTCCCAGTCAGCCGGCGCGCTGACCAGTAGGTCTTGGTCGCGTTACAGAAATTATAACGATATTTCAAATGACAAACGAGTTCGCAGTTTTATTCTGAATGGCGCGCCAAGATCAGCCGACCATTTCGATCGAATGCAGCGCGCACCGGTCGCGCAATGCATGCTCCGTGGCTTTCGCTTCGAAGGCGTGCCAGCGATCGATCGCGCCTCGTCTGCGAGCAGGGCTCTGAATTTCGGGTAGGTACCCCGCCTGCCGAAGAAATAGCGGACGTCGTCGAAATCGGCTGGTAGGAACTGGCGAGCAAAATCCAGTACGAGCGGCTTGCCCAGGCCGAGCTTACGTTTGTCCGGAAGCGCGACATATTTCTCCTCGTCGTTGATGTCGTCCGGCAGTTCGTCGTTCATCTCGGCTGCGTCCGGAAAATCGGTTTAATAGTAGATTTTTTCCGGTCCGCTTGCAGACGAAAAACGGTAAATTCTCCCAAGTTGCTGCCGGTGTTGGCGAACTCGAAGGCCTCGACAATGTCTTGGATACTTAGTGGCATGGCTTTTGGCTGCAGCCCGATTAGGTGTCATACGGATCCAGATCCCGGATATGATCCGTGATCCCAACCAGCCCCGTTCAACGGGCAATCCGCCCTTCCATTCAATGCGAATCGTAAGAATGCTCCGATCATGATGCTGGCGCCTGTTCTCACCCCGCGTGGTTTGCTGGTTCTCAGGGAGACGGGGGCCGCGCCTGGGGTGGAGTCCGAAGCGCATCCTCGGCTGGCAGAAGCATTTCTGCGGGGACCCGGACATGGGCTGTTGCGCCTGGGCGCCGATGAAGTCGAGACGCCTCTACCTCCGGTGTTGTCGTATTGGCGTGAGTTCGGAGCTCGCTACGTAACTGCGCTATGTGCCGTTTCCGGTATCGCAGATCGGTCTACCAAGCCGCCAGTTGCAGTTCCGGTCGATAGCGAACTGGACCACATGGTAGCGGCCGTTCCGCCCATGATGGGCGGCGAATACCTGACGGCGGATTTGCTGTCCAATCTTTGGCGAGACATGGATGCAGCGTTTGATGCCGAACTGGCTGACGCCAGGCTCTCCGTGCAGGAGTTCCTCAGCGGCCGACATCCCGCCTGGAACCTGATCGGCCGCGTCCATTTCAATCTCGCCGAGAACAGGCAGGACGAAGTTGCCCCGTTTGCGTTCCTGGTAACCTACACGACCCGGCTTTCGGCCGAAGCCAAGGCCCAACATGTGCCTCTCGGCAAGGCCTTGCAGGAATATGCCGGTGCGAGAAATCGCGAGCGCTTGCTGTCGCTATTGCAGCCCATCCAGCGCGCCGCCGAGCATTGCGCCTGGCTGAAGGTTATGGTCGACGCGGGCGAGATCTTTCATCCGTTGCGCTGGAGCCCGCAGCAGGCGCTGCAATTCCTGAAAGACGTGCCCACGCTAGAAAGTGCCGGGGTTGCGGTGCGGATGCCGGCGAGTTGGCGTCTGAACCGTCCTGCGCATGCGCAAGTCAAGGCGACGATCGGGGGGCGAGCGCCATCCCAGATGGGGATGGATGCGTTGCTCGATTTCCGAATGGAAGTGACGCTCGACGGTGAAAAGCTTTCGGCGGCCGAAATCAAGCGGCTGCTTGCCCAGTCCGACGGGCTGGTCTTGGTCCGCGGCAAATGGGTCGAGGTTGACCATGAGCGTCTGCGCCGGACTCTCGATGAATTCGAAGCGGCCGAACGGCGTGCCGCCAACGACGGCCTGTCGTTCGGCGAGGCAATGCGCATGCTGGCTGGCGCCAACATCGCCGAGAAGGATTCCAGTGGACAATCGGATGTCGACTGGAGCCAGACCGTGGCGGGTCCCTGGCTGGCAGAGACATTGGCGGCCTTACGCCGCCCCGATGGGCTTGCTCGGATCGATCCTGGTAAATCTCTTCAAGGCTCCCTGCGCTCGTATCAGCTGGCGGGCGTCCAATGGCTTTACTTGCTCACTCAGCTCAGGCTTGGCGCCTGCCTTGCCGACGACATGGGTCTCGGCAAGACAATCCAGGTTCTATCGCTTCTGCTCGTGCTGAAGAGTGAGACCAAAGGCAGCCGACGGCCATGTCTTCTGGTGGCCCCGGCTTCGCTGCTCGCCAATTGGCTTTCGGAAATTGCCCGGTTTGCGCCGGACTTCAAGGCGCGCGTGGCCCACCCATCGGCTGCACCAGCCGAGCAGTTGAGCGCGAACGATGCGGGGAATCCAGACGCAGACCTGGTGATCACCAGCTACGGATTTCTGGCGCGCTCGCCTTGGCTGACGACCGTGCCGTGGCGATTGGTCGTGCTTGACGAGGCGCAGGCTATCAAGAATTCGGCCGCCAAGCAGGCCAAGATGGTCAAGCAACTCCAGGCCGATACGCGCATTGCACTGACGGGCACCCCCATCGAGAATCACCTCGGCGACCTCTGGTCGATCTTCGACTTCATCAATCCCGGGCTGTTGGGATCTTCAAGGCAGTTTTCGTCCTTCGTCAAAGGCCTCGCCGATCGGCCGCATAACCCCTATGGCCCACTCCGCGACCTGGTGCGACCCTATATCTTGAGACGTCTGAAAACCGACAAGAGCGTCATTGCCGATTTGCCCGACAAGACCGAGGTGAATGCCTTTTGCTCCCTGAGCCGCAAGCAGGCAGCGCTCTACCAGCAAGCGGTGGAGGAGTTGGCGCGGCGCCTTGAGGACGTTGACGGGATGCAGCGAAAAGGCCTGGTGCTCGCCATTCTGATGCGGCTGAAACAGATCTGTAACCATCCGTCGCAATGGCTAGGCGATGGGGCGTGGACTGAGCAGGACAGCGGCAAATTCGAGCGGCTGCGTGACATCGCGGAGGTCATGGCCGCCCGGCAGGAGAAAGCATTGATCTTCACCCAGTTCAAGGAGACGACAGCCCCACTGGCGGCGTTCCTGGGTTCCATTTTCGGGCGGGCAGGTCTCGTCCTGCATGGCGAAACCGAGGTCAAGAAGCGCAAGGACCTCGTGCGCCAGTTCCAGGACGACGAAAATGTCCCGTTCTTCGTGCTCTCTCTCAAGGCGGGCGGTGCAGGGCTTAATCTCACCGCCGCCTCGCATGTCGTTCATTTCGACAGGTGGTGGAACCCGGCCGTCGAAAACCAGGCGACAGATAGGGCCTTCCGAATCGGGCAGACCAAGAATGTCCTTGTGCATAAATTCATCTGCAGGGGCACCGTGGAGGACAAGATCGATAAGTTGATCGAATCCAAGAAGCAGCTTGCCGGGGATTTGCTCGGCTCCGCACCGGACGTTGTGTTGACCGAGATGAAGGATGATGAACTGCTGAAACTCATGGCCCTCGATCTGAACGCAGCAACAAGGGAAGCGCCCGGATGAGCGATTTTGATTGGCCCGCCTATGTACCTGTGGCCGAAAAGCGGCGTCTGGCAGAACGAGAGCTGGCCAAGCTTCGGAAACGAGGGCAATCGATTGCTCCCGTGACAATCGAGGGCCGCACGATTGCAAAGACCTTCTGGGGCAAGTCGTGGTGCATCAACCTTGAACGCTATAGCGACTATGCGAGCCGTGTGCCGCGTGGCCGAACCTATGTCCGCAATGGTTCTGTTCTGGACCTGAAGATTGCAAGGGGGGAGGTCGCGGCGATGGTTGCGGGCTCTTCGCTCTACAAAGTCAGGATCGCGATTGCGCCGGTGAAGGCGACGTGCTGGAAGGCCATCTGTCGGGACTGCGGGGGCGCGATCGACTCCCTAGTCGAATTGCTGCAGGGCCGTCTGGCCAAGGGGATCATGGACCGGGTCTGCCGGGAGGGCGACGGCCTGTTTCCGTCGCCCAAAGAGATCAAGCTGTTCTGTAGCTGTCCGGACGGGGCAGACATGTGCAAGCACGTTGCGGCGGCTCTCTATGGCGTTGGCGCCAGACTCGACGAGAGGCCCGAACTTCTTTTCGTTCTGCGAGGCGTGGACGAGAAGGAGTTGCTCGCGAGTGCCGGACAAGACCTGGTGCGAACCAAAGCAGTGCCCGACACCGCCAAGCTGCTTGATGACGGCGATGTCGCTGCGCTGTTCGGACTGGAGATGGCCGAATCCACGGCTTTCGATGCCCACGCTTCCCCAGCGCCAAAGCGGCCCCGGGGGTCAGGGACATCGAGAGGGAACGAGGGGCCTGTCGTGACAAACGTATCTGCGGCGAAGAAAAGTAAACCATCTCCTGCGGCCCGGAAAAAGTCAGGACGCAAGGCAAGCTCTGCCAGCACCGTGAAGGGAGGCGCGCGACGCGGGTCTTAGCATTCGGCGGAACGCACGCCTGCCAGCTGCGGCACCGAGGGGGCCGCATCTTCCCGTCCAGCGAATATCGCCTCTTTGTCGCCGCCCCAGACTCGTATTGATCGATTGTTCTGCCCGCAGAGGTTAAGTCTGTGACACTGGCGATCAATATCCGGGCTGATATCGGCTCGGCAGACGAGATCGAACGCCTGTGGGACCAGGTCGGCGCGTTCGAGGTCGAGCCGTCAATGCGCGCGCTTGGCTACCGGCCGCATTTTATGTTCGCGATTTACGACGAGCCCGCGATCGACGCACCGATCCATGGGATGCGATGCTCAAGGCCGTCGCCGGTCAGGCGCCGTTGCTTATCGAGTTCAGACGCATTCGGTGGTTCGAAGGCAGCCCACTCGTGCTCTGGGCGGAGCCAACGCCGAATGACGTCCTCGCGCCGTTGCACGGCTCGATCAGCGCCGTCATTGATCCCGCACACTGCCGTCCTCATTACCGGCCGGGAGTGTGGACCCCGCACTGCACGCTCGGCATGCGCATCGCCGACCAACGCCGCGATGGCGCCATTGCCTTTGCACGGTCGTTCGACCGAAGAATCGAAGTGCTGTTCGATGTCGCGGACTGCGTCGCTTTTCCACCGGTGCGGATCGTTTCCGAGCAGAGATTGTCGCCGTAGCTTGCGGGATAAGTAGCGCGCAATTGCCCGACGTGTTGCGGGAGGAGAGCCAGTCTAGTCCTCCACCTCCAACCCATCCCCATGCACGTACCACTCCGCCCGCGAGGCCCACTGCACATTCCGGTCTGGCGTCGCGCCGAGCGGCCCGTCGAATGCGCCAGCGTGGATGATCGCCTCGCGGCCGCTGCGGGTGAGGTGCGGCATGGGGCTGCCGCAGATCTTGCAGAAGGCGGTCGCAAAGCTTCGCGCCGTCGGCAGATCGTAACGTGCGAGCGAGGATTCGCCGCGCAGCCATCGCAGTGCGGAGGCCTTCACGCCCGCCGGCTCCTGCGCGATGGGTCATCTCGGGGCATGCGACCCCGGGTTGTTGAGGTTATACTAGAGCAGAATCCGGATCAGCTTCGAGGAAACCTCATGTGGGGTTCGCTCAGCCGGCGTGCTGCGTTGTTGCAAACCGTGGGGCTTGCGGCCGCGGGCATGGCCGCGGCCGTTCCCGTGCCCGGCCGGACGGCATCGTCGCTGGCGCGCAGCCGCGAGATCGACGGCGAATTGTTGGCCGGCGTCAGCGCGCAAAGGATTCCCGGCGTGGTGGCAATGGCCGCGAACGAGCAGTCGGTGCTCTACGAGGGCGCCTTCGGCTTGCGCAACGGCGATGCGGCCTCGCGCATGTCGACTGATACGATCTTCCGCATCGCCTCGATGGTCAAATTGCTGACGTCGGTCGCGGCGTTGCAACTCGTGGAGCAGGGCAGGCTGCATCTGGACGAGCCGGCCGCCAATATCGATCCGGCGCTTGCTGCGATTCAGGTGCTCGCTGGTTTCGATGCGAAGGGTGCCCCGCAACTACATCCCCCCGAGAGGCCGCTGACACTGCGCCATCTGTTGTCGCACACCTCCGGCTTCAGCTATCTGCTCTGGGATCCGAAGCTCGCCCGCTATCTCAAGGTCGCGCGCGGCAGGCCGAACCTGCCGCGCATGCCGTTGATGTTCGAGCCCGGTGCAAGATGGGCCTATGGCGGCAGTCTCGACCGCGTCGGCCGGATGGTGGAGATCGCGAGCGGCAAGCCGCTCGAGCGCCATTTCCGCGACCACATCACAGGTCCGCTCGGCATGAACGATACCGTCGTCGCGCTCGATGACAAGCAACGCGCGCGAGAGGCCAGCCTGTTCGTGCGGGACGCTCAGGACAGGCTTCTGGCGCAGCCGCTGGAAAAGCCAGGCGGGAGCAAGGTGTTTCTGGGGGGAGGCGGGATCTATTCCACCGCGTCCGATTATCTGACTTTGCTCCAGGCGCTGCTCAATGGCGGAAGCCTGCGCGGCAACCGCATTCTTCAGCCTGGCACGGTTGCGCTGATGTCCGAAAACCAGATCGGCAATCTCGAGGCCGGAATCCTCAAGACGACCAATCCGGCGCTCTCGAACGACGTGGACTTCTTCCCGGGCACCCATCTGCGATGGGGGCTAGGCAATATGATCAACCTCGATCCCGTCCCGGACGGCCGCAGCGCCGGCAGCTTGACCTGGGCCGGCCTGTTCAACACCTACTACTGGATCGATCCGGCGAAGCGCCTCGCGGGCGTCATCATGATGCAAATCCTGCCGTGCCGTTCGCGGACCGCCAAGCGCTGAATGTCTATCGCCAATTCGAGCACGGGATTTACCGCGCGTTGCGGCAGCCCTGATCTTTTACGGCGCGCGAGCTTGCGGCATCGTCCGCAAGTGCGATAGTGCCTTGCGCTCATCTCGAGGTCAGTCATGTCTCCCAAGATCCCACCTGCACCCGCCGACGCAACCTCACGCCGGGCGGCCAAGCCGACCGTCGTCTATCCCGCCGCTTCAATGCCTGGGCCCGATATGGCCGTGCTGGAATCCGCGCGGCAGACGATGATCAAGACGGAGGAGATCGTGGTGCCGCCGCGCGATGCCCGTGCGTTTCGCGTCTCTCGCGGCCAGTTCTTCCGCATCGTCAGCATCGAGGGCCCGCAGGTCGGCGACCTCAATCTCTGGAACGCTCACGATCTCTCCGAGCGCTTCTT
This genomic interval from Bradyrhizobium sp. CB82 contains the following:
- a CDS encoding DEAD/DEAH box helicase; translated protein: MMLAPVLTPRGLLVLRETGAAPGVESEAHPRLAEAFLRGPGHGLLRLGADEVETPLPPVLSYWREFGARYVTALCAVSGIADRSTKPPVAVPVDSELDHMVAAVPPMMGGEYLTADLLSNLWRDMDAAFDAELADARLSVQEFLSGRHPAWNLIGRVHFNLAENRQDEVAPFAFLVTYTTRLSAEAKAQHVPLGKALQEYAGARNRERLLSLLQPIQRAAEHCAWLKVMVDAGEIFHPLRWSPQQALQFLKDVPTLESAGVAVRMPASWRLNRPAHAQVKATIGGRAPSQMGMDALLDFRMEVTLDGEKLSAAEIKRLLAQSDGLVLVRGKWVEVDHERLRRTLDEFEAAERRAANDGLSFGEAMRMLAGANIAEKDSSGQSDVDWSQTVAGPWLAETLAALRRPDGLARIDPGKSLQGSLRSYQLAGVQWLYLLTQLRLGACLADDMGLGKTIQVLSLLLVLKSETKGSRRPCLLVAPASLLANWLSEIARFAPDFKARVAHPSAAPAEQLSANDAGNPDADLVITSYGFLARSPWLTTVPWRLVVLDEAQAIKNSAAKQAKMVKQLQADTRIALTGTPIENHLGDLWSIFDFINPGLLGSSRQFSSFVKGLADRPHNPYGPLRDLVRPYILRRLKTDKSVIADLPDKTEVNAFCSLSRKQAALYQQAVEELARRLEDVDGMQRKGLVLAILMRLKQICNHPSQWLGDGAWTEQDSGKFERLRDIAEVMAARQEKALIFTQFKETTAPLAAFLGSIFGRAGLVLHGETEVKKRKDLVRQFQDDENVPFFVLSLKAGGAGLNLTAASHVVHFDRWWNPAVENQATDRAFRIGQTKNVLVHKFICRGTVEDKIDKLIESKKQLAGDLLGSAPDVVLTEMKDDELLKLMALDLNAATREAPG
- a CDS encoding SWIM zinc finger family protein; the protein is MAEKRRLAERELAKLRKRGQSIAPVTIEGRTIAKTFWGKSWCINLERYSDYASRVPRGRTYVRNGSVLDLKIARGEVAAMVAGSSLYKVRIAIAPVKATCWKAICRDCGGAIDSLVELLQGRLAKGIMDRVCREGDGLFPSPKEIKLFCSCPDGADMCKHVAAALYGVGARLDERPELLFVLRGVDEKELLASAGQDLVRTKAVPDTAKLLDDGDVAALFGLEMAESTAFDAHASPAPKRPRGSGTSRGNEGPVVTNVSAAKKSKPSPAARKKSGRKASSASTVKGGARRGS
- a CDS encoding 2'-5' RNA ligase family protein translates to MLKAVAGQAPLLIEFRRIRWFEGSPLVLWAEPTPNDVLAPLHGSISAVIDPAHCRPHYRPGVWTPHCTLGMRIADQRRDGAIAFARSFDRRIEVLFDVADCVAFPPVRIVSEQRLSP
- a CDS encoding GFA family protein; protein product: MKASALRWLRGESSLARYDLPTARSFATAFCKICGSPMPHLTRSGREAIIHAGAFDGPLGATPDRNVQWASRAEWYVHGDGLEVED
- a CDS encoding serine hydrolase domain-containing protein, which encodes MWGSLSRRAALLQTVGLAAAGMAAAVPVPGRTASSLARSREIDGELLAGVSAQRIPGVVAMAANEQSVLYEGAFGLRNGDAASRMSTDTIFRIASMVKLLTSVAALQLVEQGRLHLDEPAANIDPALAAIQVLAGFDAKGAPQLHPPERPLTLRHLLSHTSGFSYLLWDPKLARYLKVARGRPNLPRMPLMFEPGARWAYGGSLDRVGRMVEIASGKPLERHFRDHITGPLGMNDTVVALDDKQRAREASLFVRDAQDRLLAQPLEKPGGSKVFLGGGGIYSTASDYLTLLQALLNGGSLRGNRILQPGTVALMSENQIGNLEAGILKTTNPALSNDVDFFPGTHLRWGLGNMINLDPVPDGRSAGSLTWAGLFNTYYWIDPAKRLAGVIMMQILPCRSRTAKR